Proteins co-encoded in one Ornithorhynchus anatinus isolate Pmale09 chromosome 14, mOrnAna1.pri.v4, whole genome shotgun sequence genomic window:
- the MGAT4C gene encoding alpha-1,3-mannosyl-glycoprotein 4-beta-N-acetylglucosaminyltransferase C, with translation MRCLRKRSAVSFLGVLVVCLLFMNLYIEDGYVLEGDKQLLRETATHQLNSERYVHTFKDLSNFSGSINVSYRYLAGTPLPRKRFLTIGLSSVKRKKGNYLLETIKSIFEQSSYEELKEISVVVHLADFDSFWCEGMVQDISQKFAHHIIAGRLMVIHAPEEYYPILDGLKRNYNDPEDRVRFRSKQNVDYAFLLNFCANISDYYVMLEDDVRCSKNFLTAIKKVIASREGSYWVTLEFSKLGYIGKLYHSHDLPRLAHFLLMFYQEMPCDWLLIHFRGLLAQKDVIRFRPSLFQHMGYYSSYKGAENKLKDDDFEEDSFDIPDNPPASLYTSMNVFENYEASKAYSSIDEYFWGKAPSTGDFFMIVFEKPIKITKIKVSTGTEDRQNDILHKGALDVGEQVVGTRKGKQCTTYLRLGEFRDGNFEVSEVEHKVVFDINCMRILVTKTQKEWLIIRSISIWTSQPPNQ, from the exons ATGAGATGCCTGCGGAAGAGATCAGCCGTGTCATTTTTAGGAGTTCTTGTTGTTTGCCTGCTCTTCATGAACTTGTACATTGAAGATGGATATGTCCTG GAAGGAGACAAACAACTCCTCAGAGAAACAGCCACCCATCAATTGAACTCAGAACGCTATGTTCATACTTTTAAAGATTTGTCCAATTTCTCGGGATCAATAAATGTGTCCTATCGTTATTTGGCTGGCACACCTTTACCAAGAAAGA GATTTCTTACAATTGGACTCTCTTCagtgaaaagaaagaaaggaaattatTTGTTGGAGACGATCAAGTCAATATTTGAGCAGTCCAGTTACGAAGAACTGAAGGAAATTTCGGTAGTTGTGCATTTGGCAGATTTTGACTCTTTCTGGTGTGAAGGCATGGTGCAGGATATTTCCCAGAAATTCGCCCATCATATCATTGCTGGCCGTTTAATGGTGATCCACGCTCCTGAGGAATATTACCCAATCCTGGATGGCCTTAAAAGAAATTACAACGATCCAGAAGACAGGGTCCGGTTCCGTTCTAAGCAAAATGTAGATTATGCTTTCCTGCTCAATTTTTGTGCCAACATTTCCGATTATTACGTCATGCTGGAAGATGATGTCCGATGCTCGAAAAATTTCTTGACTGCTATTAAGAAAGTGATTGCCTCACGAGAAGGATCTTACTGGGTAACCCTGGAATTTTCCAAGCTTGGCTACATTGGAAAATTATACCATTCCCATGATCTCCCACGCTTGGCACATTTTTTGCTGATGTTTTACCAGGAAATGCCTTGCGATTGGCTGCTGATTCATTTCCGTGGTTTATTAGCCCAAAAAGATGTCATACGCTTTAGGCCATCTCTATTTCAACACATGGGATATTACTCATCTTATAAAGGAGCAGAGAACAAGCTAAAGGATGATGACTTTGAAGAAGATTCTTTTGATATCCCCGATAACCCACCGGCAAGTTTATACACCAGCATGAATGTATTTGAAAATTATGAGGCAAGCAAGGCTTACAGCAGCATTGATGAATATTTTTGGGGTAAAGCACCTTCAACAGGAGATTTTTTCATGATTGTGTTTGAAAAGCCCATCAAGATCACAAAAATCAAAGTGAGCACTGGAACAGAAGATCGCCAAAATGATATCTTGCACAAGGGCGCCCTGGATGTTGGAGAGCAGGTCGTTGGGACCAGGAAAGGAAAGCAGTGTACAACTTACTTAAGACTAGGGGAATTCAGAGATGGAAACTTTGAAGTTTCAGAAGTGGAGCACAAAGTTGTATTTGATATTAATTGCATGAGAATACTTGTTACCAAAACACAGAAGGAATGGCTGATCATTCGAAGTATTAGTATTTGGACTTCTCAGCCACCAAATCAATAG